In a single window of the Equus quagga isolate Etosha38 chromosome 7, UCLA_HA_Equagga_1.0, whole genome shotgun sequence genome:
- the TSLP gene encoding LOW QUALITY PROTEIN: thymic stromal lymphopoietin (The sequence of the model RefSeq protein was modified relative to this genomic sequence to represent the inferred CDS: substituted 1 base at 1 genomic stop codon), whose protein sequence is MYSKHKQQCPVLRVAVVLGCFFQQERGLAMEMATTLPDALXFVLPVFFRKIFILQLVGLVLTYDFTDCNFAKIEEEYQNVIFLALKEYMNGIKSTQFNHTVYCGDRPSCLTEIERLTFKSSQCLSLAKKIVTATNATLNSHCPGHSGIQINNTQAMKKRKKREVTTNKCLTQVSNLIELWRYFSRSQ, encoded by the exons ATGTACAGCAAGCACAAGCAGCAGTGTCCAGTTCTTAGAGTGGCCGtggttttggggtgttttttccAACAAGAAAGGGGTTTGGCCATGGAAATGGCCAC TACATTGCCTGATGCCTTATGATTTGTTCTGCcagtttttttcaggaagatctTCATCTTGCAGCTGGTAGGGCTGGTGCTGACCTACGATTTCACTGACTGTAACTTTGCGAAGATTGAAGAGGAATATCAGAATGTCATTTTTCTAGCCCTGAAGGAATATATGAATGGA atCAAAAGTACCCAGTTCAACCACACTGTCTACTGTGGAGACCGG CCGAGTTGTCTCACCGAAATCGAGCGCCTTACCTTCAAGTCCAGCCAATGCCTGTCACTCGCCAAGAAAATTGTAACAGCAACTAACGCTACGCTCAATAGCCATTGCCCAGGCCACTCCGGAATTCAG ATAAATAATACCCAggcaatgaagaaaagaaagaaaagagaagtcacGACAAATAAATGCCTTACACAAGTCTCAAACTTAATAGAATTGTGGCGTTATTTCAGTCGCTCCcagtga